The stretch of DNA TCTGAATGCCCTCCCACCTTTGGTGTTCCCCATGGCTTAGTGGTTGGTATAATTGCAGGCGGTGATACAGCAATTCGTAAAGCTGTGGAATTTGCGGAAGACAATGAACAACAAGCGTGGATTGATTTGCAACAACACGACATCAACGAAAAAGATTGTGTTATTGGAATCGCAGCTTCGGGAACCACTCCATACGTTATTGGAGGATTGCAACAAGCTAATAAAAAAGGACTACTTACTGGCTGCGTTGTTTGTAATGGCGGCAGTCCGGTAGCGGCAGAAGCACGGTATCCGGTTGAAGTAATTGTAGGCCCTGAGTTTTTAACCGGATCAACCCGTATGAAATCCGGAACGGCTCAAAAATTGGTACTGAATATGATATCTACTTCGGTGATGATCAAATTAGGAAGAGTCAAAGGCAACAAAATGATCGATATGCAGTTAAGTAATCATAAACTTGTTGACCGTGGTATCAGAATGGTAATGGAAGCAACCGGTGTTGATCAAACGTTGGCTGCAAAATTACTTGAAGAGTGCGGCAGCGTAAGAAAGGCTGTTGAGCATTTTGAGAAAAAAGATTGATCGAAAACTATTCGTTCATCACTCTGTATTATTTTTTATTTAAATCATGCACGAATTAGAACCATATTATAACT from Solitalea canadensis DSM 3403 encodes:
- the murQ gene encoding N-acetylmuramic acid 6-phosphate etherase, whose product is MHRTTESDSKYEHLEKMSVLELLKNINNEDKLVPLAVEKTIPAIETLVMAIVERLQNGGRLFYIGAGTSGRLGVVDASECPPTFGVPHGLVVGIIAGGDTAIRKAVEFAEDNEQQAWIDLQQHDINEKDCVIGIAASGTTPYVIGGLQQANKKGLLTGCVVCNGGSPVAAEARYPVEVIVGPEFLTGSTRMKSGTAQKLVLNMISTSVMIKLGRVKGNKMIDMQLSNHKLVDRGIRMVMEATGVDQTLAAKLLEECGSVRKAVEHFEKKD